ACCAAGCCTTAGATGTCTAGGGGGTGTGAGAGCATGGCCCCCACCACTGGGACTGAGACACTGCCCAGACACCTACGGGTGGCTGCAGTCGAGAATCTTCGGCAATGGACGCAAGTCTGACCGAGCGACGCCGCGTGCGGGATGAAGGCCCTTGGGTTGTAAACCGCTGTCAGAGGGGATGAAATGCAGAAGGGTTATCCCTTTTGTTTGACAGAGCCTCAGAGGAAGCACGGGCTAAGTACGTGCCAGCAGCCGCGGTAACACGTACTGTGCGAACGTTATTCGGAATCACTGGGCTTAAAGGGTGCGTAGGCGGTTTAGTAAGTAGGGTGTGAAATGCCAGGGCTCAACCTTGGCACGGCGCTCTAAACTGCTAAACTTGAGTGAGATAGGGGTGTACGGAACTTCCGGTGGAGCGGTGAAATGCGTTGATATCGGAAGGAACACCGGTGGCGAAAGCGGTACACTGGGTCTTAACTGACGCTGAGGCACGAAAGCTAGGGTAGCGAACGGGATTAGATACCCCGGTAGTCCTAGCCGTAAACGATGAGTACTAGTTGGGAGGAGCTTCGGCTTCTCCGGACGTAGCGAAAGCATTAAGTACTCCGCCTGGGGAGTATGGTCGCAAGGCTGAAACTCAAAGGAATTGACGGGGGCTCACACAAGCGGTGGAGCATGTGGCTTAATTCGAGGCAACGCGAAGAACCTTATCCTGGATTTGACATGCTTGTATTAGCTCTGTGAAAGCAGAGTGACGCCTTCGGGTGGAACTTGCACAGGTGCTGCATGGCTGTCGTCAGCTCGTGTCGTGAGATGTCGCGTTAAGTCGCTGAACGAGCGAAACCCCTATCCTTAGTTGCCAGCACGTCATGGTGGGGACTCTAAGGAGACTGCCGGTGTCAAACCGGAGGAAGGTGGGGACGACGTCAAGTCATCATGGCCTTTATGTCCAGGGCTGCACACGTGCTACAATGCGGCGTACAAAGGGAAGCGAATTCGCGAGAACAAGCAAATCCCAAAAAGCGTCGCTCAGTTCGGATTGCAGGCTGCAACTCGCCTGCATGAAGTTGGAATCGCTAGTAATCGCAGGTCAGCTATACTGCGGTGAATATGTTCCTGAGCCTTGTACACACCGCCCGTCAAGCCACGAAAGCGGGGGGCGTCCAAAGTTGCCGAGCTAACCTTCGGGAGGCAGGCACCTAAGATGAACTCCGTGATTGGGACTAAGTCGTAACAAGGTAGCCGTAGGGGAACCTGCGGCTGGATCACCTCCTTTCTAAGGATAATTGATGGCTGTTTATCAATAGCAGCCCGATCAACAACCTGTAGGACGAAGCTCTTAAAACTTGACCACCAACCTTTTTGATATACGAAAAGCCTTACTTGAATCGAACGATTTGAGTAAGGCTTTTTTACGTACCAAGTGATCGATTTTTCTTCACAGCCTGACCTGTATTGAGATCGACTACCAGATTCAGCCGTTAGTCAGTGTAAGTATCGAAGAAAAACGCTACATCATCCGGGGACTGTTGCTGGTCGAATCTTAAATGTGCTTTCTATTAGTTGAAGACCGTCTGCTGCTTTTTCAAACTCGTCATCAAAATAGTTTAATTCAAGAATTCCGCATAGGTCTCTCTCTTGTAGCGCAAATAGTTTACAAGTGACTGTTCGATCCTTTTCTTGATTTCTTAAATGTAATAGCACTCCATTAAAAGTGATTCCAATTCCTGGGTACACTCCATATTGAAAAAACTCACAAACTTTTGGTTCGTCCATTCTTTTTTGATAATCGCCACTCATGTGCTTGATCAAGTCAGAGGGTGATGCATCTAACTGAAAAATACTAATATGCATTGATGTGTTGCCATAACGTAGCACAACTGTTGGGTCAGGGTTTTCATCATCTTCCTCAACTTTAACGTTCCAGTTTGCAGGGTGTTTCAAATCAAACCAAGTACTTTTCAATTCGACTGGGCTGGTATCTTTTGCACGTTTTTCTTCTGCGATTTGCTTGAATACTTTGTTCGTGCGACTAATGACAGAGTAAATAAGGAATGTCGGATAAAGAATGATCGCAATCAAGCCAAGGATAAGCAGAAGAGAGTTCAAGGGGTTTTCCTATTCCGGTAATCTGGTATGTGAATTATTCAAAGTAAGGATTGGAAGCGATTCTAATTGAAACATTAGTTTTATTGTCCGAGAAACGGCTCAGGATGACCTAAAAATTAATATTTATTTACCGCCTGTTGATAGCGTTCTATCGTTCGTTTTGCGTTGAGGGCCTGTAATCGTGGCAGGGCTGATTGATACAGGGTTTCCGCTTGCTCTGTTTCCCCCAGTTCGGCCAATGCGATTGCTGTCCAGGCATCACAGAAGTCTAAATTAAGTCGATTGTCAGGTTGTGAATGGGACTGTGGTTCAAGCTGTTTTTTAGCTTCCTGAAGTACCTGTACTGCCTTCTGGAATTCACCTAGATTCAGCTCTAGCTGTCCCTTGCAGAGTAACAGAAATGGTTCCCGCACGTCGTTTTTAGGGCAGACTTCTGCTTCTTGAATCAGTTTCGACACAAGTGATGGATCTTTGTTTTGCTTCAATAATATATTTGCATAGCTGAGAAGAACGACAGGATTTTCTCGTGCTTCGTGATAAGCCTGCAACGTGGATTCCAGCGATTGATCAGACTGGTCTCCATGTTCATAGACCTTTGCTAATTCAATCAGATATAGCCAGTGAGGGATTTCCTGAGAGCTGGCAAAAGGGAGCATGATTTTCAACGCTGAATCAAGTTTCCCCAAAGCGGCAAGGGCAGATGCTTCGATGGTGCCAGTTTCAAATGCTGATCTGTATTTCCGAACATCGGGTAATGTTTTTATAACGGTGTTCCAATTCCCCCAGTACAATGCCTCATACATTCGTTTGTATTTGACAAATGGTGAAAAGACCGAAGCTTTTAATGCGAACACGCCAGGAAGCAGCAAGAGGAGCAAGCCAAAGCCTCGATTATAACCATGCATGGGGTTGGGTTCATTCAGCGAGAATGAAAACAAGATGAGAGCCAGGAGAATAAGCCATCTCAGATACCAGCACGATTTTTTAAGCATGAATAGAAATAGCCGCAGGTTGCTGTAGTGTTGAATTGCTCTCAACTCTGATTCTGAAAAAATATCATCTAGTGGGAGCCGGTCAGGAATCGTACCATTGAGAATAGCATCGATATCATCTGTATTCAGTTCGATTTCAACAAACCCAGAGGATTCCAGTTCGCGCAGCGCATCTTGTGCAGAGGCAGCCTGAATACATTCTGTCCTGCGTTTGCCGGACGGGTTCGTTGCCGTATAGAAATAATCGGGCATGAGAATCAAGCATTTACAGATGAAATAGGGTGGTGAAATTTATATGCTGTATGGACAAATGGTAACAAGGGGCGGGCGCGAACTGCAACCAAAGCATTCGCGTCACCCAATCAATGTTAGTCCAGAAAAATTCAGTAAGCGATGAACGAACAAACTTATGAAGCCTTTTATCAAGCCCATGTTGAAACTCACAATGTCCTGGGATGCTCAGAAAACGAAGTGTCGGTATTAGAGCGAATGCATGGCGTTCGACTGCCGGAGGACTACAGACGGTTTCTGGTCCTGATGGGACGAGAGGCTGACATTCGCCATTTGATTGGCAGCCATTATTTGTTTCCTCAACTAAATGATCTTCAACAATGGGGAAAAGAGCTTCTGGCGGGACGTCAAATGCAAGAGTTGCCTGAGAACTCGTTTGTCATCATGATGCACCAGGGATATCAGTTTTATTTTCTCTGGAATGGAGGCGTGTATTATTTTCTGGAGGGGGAAACTGAATTTGAAAGACGATTTGATTCCTTCACAGAATGGTTTTGCTGCTACACGTTTCCGGAATGAAACCGCGGGAGTGTCGCCGATAGATGTCTGGCAAAATATGATCGACTTGGATCGAACGCAATTGCCGTGAAATCTTCGAGTGCTACATCTACTCATTACTCAAAAAATCGGTAACTCACAGGAAAACTTGCGTGCCGAGCTCATTCGAGTCTGTTGCCTCTACTGGACATCCCGCTTGCACTCTGTCATGCTGGATAGTAGCGAAAATATGTTGCAATCATGAATTCCGGAGACGATGGAAATGAGCGATCAGACTGAGAATCATTCCCCCAACAAAAACCATTCTGTATCGCGTAGAACGTTTCTGCGCGAGGCGAGTACGGCGACCGCGGCGGGGTTGGCTGTGGCGCCGGCGGTTTGGGCTGGTGCTGGAAAGAATACCGACACATTGCGCGTGGGGCTGATTGGTTGTGGCTCCCGTGGTTCGGGTGCCGCGGTGAATGCGATGCAGGCGGATTCGAATGCGCGGCTTGTCGCGATGGCCGATATTTTTGAAGACAAACTGAAAGCGAGTGCGGCACGCATTCAAAAATCGATCGGCGATCAGTATGCCGTCGATCCGAGTCAGGAATTTGTGGGCTTCGATGCTTATGAAAAATTATTAAATACCGACGTCGATGTCGTGCTGCTGACCACGCCCCCGCACTTTCGCCCCGCTCATCTGAAACGCGCCATCGAAGCCGGCAAACATGTCTTCGCCGAAAAGCCGGTCGCCGTGGATGCGCCCGGCGTGCGGTCGGTGATGGAAACGTGCCGCCTGGCAAGGCAGAAACAGCTTTCGATCATGTCGGGCCTGATGCTGCGTTACAGTAAGGCGATGCAGGAAACGGTCAATCGCATTCACGACGGACAGCTTGGAAAGATTGTGACCCTGCAGACCAACTACAATATCAATGGCCTCTGGTCCCATCCCCGCAAGCCCGAATGGAGCGACATGGAATGGCAGTTGCGCAACTGGTATTACTTCACCTGGATCTCAGGAGGCCAACTGGTGGAGCAGCACGTGCATGGACTCGATTTGATGTCCTGGGTCATG
This window of the Gimesia fumaroli genome carries:
- a CDS encoding SMI1/KNR4 family protein codes for the protein MNEQTYEAFYQAHVETHNVLGCSENEVSVLERMHGVRLPEDYRRFLVLMGREADIRHLIGSHYLFPQLNDLQQWGKELLAGRQMQELPENSFVIMMHQGYQFYFLWNGGVYYFLEGETEFERRFDSFTEWFCCYTFPE
- a CDS encoding Gfo/Idh/MocA family protein codes for the protein MSDQTENHSPNKNHSVSRRTFLREASTATAAGLAVAPAVWAGAGKNTDTLRVGLIGCGSRGSGAAVNAMQADSNARLVAMADIFEDKLKASAARIQKSIGDQYAVDPSQEFVGFDAYEKLLNTDVDVVLLTTPPHFRPAHLKRAIEAGKHVFAEKPVAVDAPGVRSVMETCRLARQKQLSIMSGLMLRYSKAMQETVNRIHDGQLGKIVTLQTNYNINGLWSHPRKPEWSDMEWQLRNWYYFTWISGGQLVEQHVHGLDLMSWVMQEEYPVKCFGLGGRQSRTDPLYGHIFDHHAICYEYEGGERCFAFCRQQDGTDINTSQLVFGEKGTADLNRNTLSGAKTWRYSRARGRARNGVQDLPYVQEHAALFNSIRTSSPLCNGEYAAKSSLMAIMGRMASYTGKSVSWDEAWNSKEDLTPPEYTFGPLPVAPVALPGKTKFF